CGGGCTGTATACAATTGCGCGATTGTCACCTTTGCAGGTCCGCGTCCATGCAGCACCCCGCCGAACATTCCCCGCTGGGCAAATCCAGTGAATACGTCAGCAGCTATAGCCCCGAATTGCTGTTCCCCATCTCCCGGGAGACCAAGTGGAACGAGCTCGGCCTGACCGCCGAGACCCTGCCTTACAAAGGCGTCGACTACTGGAACTGCTACGAACTCTCCTGGCTGACCGCATCGGGCAAGCCGGTGGTGGCCATCGGCGAGTTCGCCATCCCCGCTGACTCGCCCAACATCATCGAGTCCAAGTCCTTCAAGCTCTACCTGAACTCCCTGAACCAGTCGGTGTTCGAGGGCGCCGAGGCGTTGGCGCGGGTGCTGGAGCGAGACCTCTCCGCTGCAGCTGGCGCGCCGGTCGCCGTGCGTGTGCGCAGCCTCGCCGAGGTGGAGGCCGAAGGCGTCGCGCCGCTCGCCGGTGTCTGCATCGACGAACTGGACCTGGTCATCGACAACTACTCCCATCCCCACCCCGAACTGCTCAAGGTCGAGCCGGTTGCGGCGGACGAGGCGCTGTACAGCCACCTCTTGAAGTCCAACTGCCCGGTCACCGGCCAGCCGGACTGGGGCACCGTAGCCGTGGAGTACAAGGGGCCGAACCGTCTGGA
This genomic window from Pseudomonas furukawaii contains:
- the queF gene encoding NADPH-dependent 7-cyano-7-deazaguanine reductase QueF (Catalyzes the NADPH-dependent reduction of 7-cyano-7-deazaguanine (preQ0) to 7-aminomethyl-7-deazaguanine (preQ1) in queuosine biosynthesis), whose translation is MQHPAEHSPLGKSSEYVSSYSPELLFPISRETKWNELGLTAETLPYKGVDYWNCYELSWLTASGKPVVAIGEFAIPADSPNIIESKSFKLYLNSLNQSVFEGAEALARVLERDLSAAAGAPVAVRVRSLAEVEAEGVAPLAGVCIDELDLVIDNYSHPHPELLKVEPVAADEALYSHLLKSNCPVTGQPDWGTVAVEYKGPNRLDHASFLAYLVSFRQHADFHEQCVERIFLDLQRLLMPERLTVYARYVRRGGLDINPCRSTHECRVDNRRLVRQ